A window of Pseudomonas mucidolens contains these coding sequences:
- a CDS encoding aspartate aminotransferase family protein produces MSVEQAPVQRADFDQVMVPNYAPAAFIPVRGEGSRVWDQSGRELIDFAGGIAVNVLGHAHPALVGALTEQANKLWHVSNVFTNEPALRLAHKLIDATFAERVFFCNSGAEANEAAFKLARRVAFDRFGTEKYEIIAALNSFHGRTLFTVNVGGQSKYSDGFGPKITGITHVPYNDLEALKAAVSDKTCAVVLEPIQGEGGVLPAELAYLQGARELCDANNALLVFDEVQTGMGRSGKLFAYQHYGVVPDILTSAKSLGGGFPIAAMLTREDLAKHLVVGTHGTTYGGNPLACAVAEAVIDVINTPQVLAGVNTKHDLFVARLQQIGEKYGIFTEVRGMGLLLGCVLSDAFKGKAKEVFNAAERENLMILQAGPDVVRFAPSLVVDETDIQEGLDRFERAVKTLTQA; encoded by the coding sequence ATGTCCGTTGAGCAAGCCCCGGTGCAACGTGCCGATTTCGACCAGGTCATGGTGCCTAACTACGCGCCTGCCGCCTTTATTCCCGTCCGTGGCGAAGGCTCGCGTGTCTGGGACCAGTCGGGTCGCGAGCTGATCGACTTTGCCGGCGGTATCGCGGTTAATGTCCTGGGTCATGCCCATCCGGCACTGGTGGGTGCGCTGACCGAACAGGCCAACAAGTTGTGGCATGTTTCCAACGTCTTCACCAACGAGCCGGCGCTGCGCCTGGCGCACAAGTTGATCGACGCCACGTTTGCCGAGCGCGTGTTCTTCTGCAACTCCGGCGCCGAAGCCAACGAAGCCGCTTTCAAGCTGGCGCGTCGCGTGGCGTTCGACCGTTTCGGGACTGAGAAGTACGAAATCATTGCCGCGCTGAACAGTTTCCACGGGCGTACCTTGTTCACCGTCAACGTCGGCGGCCAGTCGAAGTACTCCGACGGCTTCGGCCCTAAAATCACCGGGATCACCCACGTTCCCTACAACGACCTGGAAGCGCTGAAAGCTGCCGTCTCGGACAAGACTTGCGCCGTGGTGCTGGAACCGATCCAGGGCGAAGGCGGCGTGCTGCCCGCGGAGCTTGCCTACCTGCAAGGTGCTCGCGAGTTGTGTGACGCGAACAACGCGTTGCTGGTGTTTGACGAAGTACAGACCGGCATGGGCCGCAGCGGCAAGCTGTTTGCCTACCAGCATTACGGCGTGGTTCCGGACATCCTGACCAGCGCCAAGAGCCTGGGCGGCGGTTTCCCGATCGCAGCGATGTTGACGCGTGAAGATCTGGCCAAGCACTTGGTGGTCGGCACGCACGGCACCACCTACGGCGGCAACCCGCTGGCGTGTGCGGTCGCGGAAGCCGTGATCGACGTGATCAACACCCCGCAGGTGCTGGCCGGGGTCAATACCAAACACGACCTGTTCGTCGCCCGTCTGCAGCAGATCGGCGAGAAGTACGGTATTTTCACCGAGGTGCGCGGCATGGGCCTGCTGCTCGGTTGCGTGCTGAGCGATGCCTTCAAAGGCAAGGCCAAGGAGGTGTTCAACGCCGCCGAGCGTGAAAACCTGATGATCCTGCAAGCCGGCCCGGACGTGGTGCGTTTCGCCCCGAGCCTGGTGGTGGACGAAACGGATATCCAGGAAGGTCTCGACCGTTTTGAACGTGCTGTAAAAACGCTTACGCAAGCCTGA
- the aruF gene encoding arginine/ornithine succinyltransferase subunit alpha, producing MLVMRPAQMADLGEVQRLAADSPIGVTSLPDDVERLSDKIAASEASFAAEVSFNGEESYFFVLEDSVTGKLVGCSAIVASAGYSEPFYSFRNETFVHASRELKIHNKIHVLSQCHDLTGNSLLTSFYVVPELVGSPWSELNSRGRLLFVANHPERFADSVVTEIVGYSDENGDSPFWDAIGRNFFDLNYAAAERLCGLKSRTFLAELMPHYPIYVPLLPDAAQEAMGQVHPRAQITFDILMREGFETDHYIDIFDGGPTLHARVSGIRSIAQSRVVPVKIGEMVKGVGRQYLVSNGQLQDYRAVMLELDYAPGKPVTLDLEAAEALGVGEGASVRLVAV from the coding sequence ATGCTGGTGATGCGCCCCGCGCAAATGGCTGATCTGGGCGAGGTACAGCGTCTGGCCGCGGACAGTCCGATTGGTGTCACCTCCCTGCCGGATGATGTCGAACGCCTGAGCGACAAGATCGCCGCAAGCGAAGCATCCTTCGCCGCCGAAGTCAGTTTCAACGGTGAAGAAAGCTATTTCTTCGTGCTGGAAGACAGCGTCACCGGCAAGCTGGTGGGGTGTTCGGCCATCGTGGCGTCGGCCGGTTACTCCGAACCGTTCTACAGCTTTCGCAACGAAACCTTCGTACATGCGTCCCGTGAACTGAAGATCCACAACAAGATCCACGTCCTGTCCCAATGCCATGACCTGACCGGCAACAGTCTGCTGACCAGTTTCTACGTGGTGCCGGAATTGGTCGGTTCGCCGTGGTCGGAACTCAACTCCCGTGGCCGGCTGCTGTTCGTCGCCAATCATCCCGAGCGTTTTGCCGATTCGGTGGTGACCGAGATTGTCGGCTACAGCGACGAAAATGGTGATTCGCCGTTCTGGGATGCCATCGGCCGTAATTTCTTCGATCTCAACTACGCTGCGGCCGAACGGTTGTGCGGGCTGAAAAGCCGCACCTTCCTTGCCGAACTGATGCCGCATTACCCGATCTACGTGCCGCTGTTGCCGGACGCCGCGCAGGAAGCGATGGGTCAGGTTCATCCGCGGGCGCAGATCACGTTCGACATCCTGATGCGCGAAGGCTTTGAAACCGACCACTACATCGACATCTTCGATGGTGGCCCGACGTTGCACGCACGGGTCTCGGGTATCCGCTCGATTGCCCAGAGCCGCGTGGTGCCGGTGAAGATCGGTGAAATGGTCAAGGGCGTGGGCCGCCAGTACCTGGTCAGCAATGGTCAGTTGCAGGATTACCGTGCGGTGATGCTGGAACTGGACTACGCGCCGGGTAAACCGGTGACGCTGGACCTGGAAGCCGCCGAAGCCTTGGGCGTCGGTGAAGGTGCCAGCGTGCGCCTGGTAGCGGTTTAA
- the astA gene encoding arginine N-succinyltransferase, which produces MIVRPVRSSDLPALIDLARSTGTGLTTLPANEERLAHRVGWAEKTFRGEAGRGDADYLFVLENDDGRVVGISAIAGAVGLREPWYNFRVGLTVSASQELNIYREIPTLFLANDLTGNSELCSLFLHADYRNGLNGRMLAKARMLFIAEFPQLFGNKIIAEMRGMSDDAGRSPFWESLGRHFFKMEFSQADYLTGVGNKAFIAELMPKFPLYTCFLSPDARNVIGKVHTDTEPALSMLKSEGFSYQGYVDIFDAGPAVECETTKIRAVRDSQALVLAIGTPGDDATPFLMHNRKREDCRITAAPARLAAGTLVVDPLTAKRLQLVAGDQVRGVPLSAARESK; this is translated from the coding sequence ATGATCGTTCGTCCCGTACGCAGCAGCGATTTACCGGCCCTGATTGATCTGGCGCGCAGCACCGGCACCGGCCTCACCACCTTGCCGGCCAACGAAGAGCGTTTGGCGCACCGGGTCGGCTGGGCCGAGAAAACCTTTCGCGGCGAAGCCGGGCGTGGTGATGCGGACTACCTGTTCGTGCTGGAAAACGATGACGGCCGCGTGGTGGGTATTTCCGCCATCGCCGGTGCCGTCGGCCTGCGCGAGCCTTGGTATAACTTTCGGGTCGGCCTGACCGTCAGCGCTTCCCAGGAGTTGAATATCTATCGCGAGATCCCGACGCTGTTCCTCGCCAATGATCTGACCGGCAACTCCGAATTGTGCTCGCTGTTCCTGCATGCCGATTACCGCAACGGCCTCAACGGCCGCATGCTGGCCAAGGCGCGGATGCTGTTTATCGCCGAGTTCCCGCAGTTGTTCGGCAACAAGATCATCGCCGAGATGCGCGGCATGTCCGACGATGCCGGGCGTTCGCCGTTTTGGGAAAGCCTGGGTCGACACTTCTTCAAGATGGAATTCAGCCAGGCCGATTACCTCACCGGCGTAGGCAACAAGGCATTCATCGCTGAACTGATGCCCAAGTTTCCGCTGTACACCTGCTTCCTCTCCCCGGATGCGCGCAACGTGATCGGCAAGGTCCACACCGACACCGAGCCGGCGCTGAGCATGCTCAAGAGCGAAGGTTTCAGCTACCAGGGTTACGTCGACATCTTCGACGCAGGTCCGGCGGTGGAATGTGAAACCACTAAGATCCGTGCGGTGCGCGACAGTCAGGCGCTGGTGCTGGCCATCGGCACGCCAGGGGACGACGCCACACCGTTCCTGATGCACAACCGCAAACGTGAGGATTGCCGTATTACCGCCGCACCGGCGCGACTGGCCGCTGGCACTCTGGTGGTCGATCCGCTGACCGCCAAGCGCCTGCAACTGGTGGCGGGTGATCAAGTGCGCGGCGTACCGTTGTCCGCAGCCCGGGAGTCGAAATAA
- the astD gene encoding succinylglutamate-semialdehyde dehydrogenase: MMNSLYIAGSWLAGQGERVESLNPVTQQVVWAGNGATVEQVESAVQAARQAFSAWARRPLEERISVLEAFANTLKKRADEIARCIGEETGKPLWESATEVTSMANKIAISVQSYRERTGEKSGPLGDASAVLRHKPHGVVAVFGPYNFPGHLPNGHIVPALLAGNTVLFKPSELTPKVAELTVQCWVEAGLPAGVLNLLQGARETGIALAANPGIDGLFFTGSSRTGNHLHQQFSGRPDKILALEMGGNNPLVVDEVADVDAAVYTIIQSAFISAGQRCTCARRLLVPQGAWGDALLARLVAVSSTIEIGAFDQQPTPFMGSVISLGAAKALMDAQALLLANGGVGLLEMTQPQAQAALLTPGIIDVSAVAERADEELFGPLLQVIRYTDFAAAIAEANNTQYGLAAGLLSDSEARYQQFWLESRAGIVNWNKQLTGAASTAPFGGVGASGNHRASAYYAADYCAYPVASLETPSLVVPATLTPGITLI, encoded by the coding sequence ATAATGAATTCGCTGTATATCGCAGGTAGCTGGCTGGCTGGCCAGGGTGAACGGGTCGAGTCGCTGAACCCGGTGACCCAGCAAGTCGTGTGGGCGGGGAATGGCGCGACGGTCGAACAGGTCGAGTCCGCCGTGCAGGCCGCACGTCAGGCATTTTCGGCCTGGGCCAGACGTCCGCTGGAAGAACGTATCAGCGTACTCGAAGCCTTTGCCAACACACTGAAAAAGCGTGCCGATGAGATTGCACGCTGTATTGGTGAAGAAACCGGCAAGCCATTGTGGGAATCGGCGACAGAAGTCACCAGCATGGCCAACAAGATCGCGATCTCGGTACAAAGCTACCGCGAACGCACCGGCGAAAAGAGCGGCCCGCTGGGCGACGCCAGCGCTGTGTTGCGCCACAAACCACACGGTGTGGTGGCGGTGTTCGGCCCCTACAACTTTCCCGGTCACCTGCCGAACGGGCATATCGTCCCGGCCTTGCTGGCGGGCAACACCGTGCTGTTCAAGCCAAGCGAACTGACGCCGAAAGTCGCCGAGTTGACGGTGCAGTGCTGGGTCGAAGCCGGCCTGCCCGCTGGTGTATTGAATTTGCTGCAAGGCGCACGGGAAACCGGGATTGCGTTGGCGGCCAACCCGGGTATCGATGGTTTGTTCTTTACCGGTTCCAGTCGTACCGGTAACCACCTGCACCAGCAGTTCTCGGGGCGGCCGGACAAGATCCTGGCGCTGGAGATGGGCGGCAACAACCCGCTGGTGGTGGACGAAGTCGCGGATGTGGATGCGGCGGTCTACACCATCATCCAGTCGGCGTTTATTTCCGCTGGCCAGCGTTGCACTTGTGCCCGCCGCCTGCTGGTGCCGCAAGGCGCGTGGGGCGACGCACTGTTGGCGCGCCTGGTCGCCGTGAGTTCGACGATTGAAATCGGCGCGTTCGATCAGCAGCCGACACCGTTCATGGGGTCGGTGATTTCCCTCGGCGCGGCCAAGGCGTTGATGGACGCCCAGGCGTTGCTGCTTGCCAACGGCGGCGTGGGGCTGCTGGAGATGACCCAGCCTCAGGCGCAGGCGGCGTTGCTGACGCCAGGCATCATCGATGTGAGCGCTGTTGCCGAACGTGCTGACGAAGAACTGTTCGGCCCGCTGCTGCAGGTGATCCGCTACACCGATTTTGCAGCGGCGATCGCCGAGGCCAACAACACCCAATACGGTTTAGCGGCAGGTTTGCTTTCGGATTCCGAAGCGCGCTATCAGCAGTTCTGGCTGGAGAGTCGGGCCGGCATCGTCAACTGGAACAAGCAGCTGACCGGTGCGGCGAGCACTGCGCCGTTCGGTGGCGTCGGGGCGTCGGGCAACCATCGCGCCAGCGCGTATTACGCGGCGGATTATTGCGCGTACCCGGTGGCCTCGTTGGAGACCCCGAGCCTGGTAGTCCCGGCAACGCTGACTCCGGGTATAACGCTGATCTAA
- the astB gene encoding N-succinylarginine dihydrolase, protein MKSCEVNFDGLVGPTHNYGGLSYGNVASQNNSQQSSNPKEAALQGLAKMKALMEMGFVQGVLAPQERPDVAALRNLGFAGTDAQVIEQAAKQAMPLLVASCSASSMWVANAATVSPSADTADGRVHFTAANLNCKYHRSIEHPTTSRVLGAMFADQQHFAHHAALPAVAQFGDEGAANHTRFCRDYGEAGVEFFVFGRSAFDTRYPAPQKYPARQTLEASQAVARLHGLSEDGVVFGQQNPAVIDAGVFHNDVIAVGNGEVLFYHEDAFLNTEQMLAQLQGKLGKLGGNFQSICVPRSQVGVEDAVRSYLFNSQLLTRPDGTMLLIVPEECRNNERVWQYLQGLTASGGLIREVNVFDLKQSMQNGGGPACLRLRVALNETELAAVNPGVIMTPPLYDTLTQWVDMHYRDSLRETDLADPQLLLECRTALDELTQILKLGSVYPFQIN, encoded by the coding sequence ATGAAATCCTGTGAAGTCAATTTTGACGGTCTAGTGGGGCCGACCCATAACTATGGCGGTCTGTCCTACGGCAATGTCGCGTCCCAGAACAACAGCCAGCAGTCTTCCAACCCGAAGGAAGCGGCGTTGCAAGGCCTGGCGAAAATGAAGGCCCTGATGGAAATGGGGTTCGTGCAAGGCGTGCTGGCGCCCCAGGAGCGTCCTGATGTGGCGGCCTTGCGCAACCTTGGGTTTGCCGGCACTGACGCACAAGTGATTGAGCAAGCGGCCAAGCAAGCGATGCCGTTGCTGGTTGCCAGTTGCTCGGCGTCGAGCATGTGGGTGGCCAATGCCGCCACCGTCAGCCCGAGCGCCGACACCGCCGACGGCCGTGTGCATTTCACCGCCGCCAACCTCAACTGCAAATACCACCGCAGCATCGAACACCCGACCACCAGTCGCGTGCTGGGGGCGATGTTTGCCGATCAGCAGCACTTCGCGCACCACGCCGCGTTGCCAGCCGTGGCGCAGTTCGGTGACGAAGGGGCGGCCAACCACACGCGATTCTGCCGTGATTACGGCGAGGCCGGTGTCGAGTTTTTCGTGTTCGGTCGCAGTGCCTTCGACACACGTTACCCGGCACCGCAAAAGTACCCGGCGCGCCAGACCCTGGAAGCTTCCCAGGCTGTTGCGCGGCTGCACGGCCTCAGCGAAGACGGCGTGGTGTTTGGCCAGCAGAACCCGGCAGTGATCGATGCTGGCGTGTTCCACAACGACGTGATCGCGGTGGGCAACGGTGAAGTGCTGTTCTACCACGAAGATGCGTTCCTCAATACCGAGCAGATGCTGGCGCAATTGCAGGGCAAGCTCGGCAAGTTGGGAGGCAACTTCCAGTCGATCTGCGTGCCACGCTCCCAGGTGGGCGTCGAGGACGCGGTGCGTTCCTATCTGTTCAACAGTCAGTTGCTGACCCGCCCTGACGGCACGATGCTGCTGATCGTGCCGGAAGAGTGCCGCAACAACGAACGCGTCTGGCAGTATCTGCAAGGCTTGACCGCCTCCGGCGGCCTGATTCGCGAAGTCAACGTCTTCGACCTCAAGCAAAGCATGCAGAACGGTGGTGGACCGGCCTGTCTGCGCCTGCGGGTAGCGTTGAATGAAACTGAACTGGCGGCGGTCAATCCAGGGGTTATCATGACGCCACCGCTGTACGACACCCTGACCCAATGGGTCGACATGCATTACCGCGACAGCCTGCGCGAGACTGACCTGGCTGACCCGCAGTTGTTGCTTGAGTGCCGGACGGCATTGGATGAACTGACGCAAATCCTTAAACTGGGCTCGGTTTATCCTTTCCAGATCAATTAA
- the astE gene encoding succinylglutamate desuccinylase, giving the protein MLALGKLLELTLAGREPAQKIQLTVDGVQLRWLSEGALEVRPPEARDNGSDLLLSSGIHGNETAPIELLDRLLHGIAQGQIKLRTRILFLFGNPEAMRRGERYLELDVNRLFNGRHEKNIGPEAIRAADLEQLARNFFSLPGRSRLHYDLHTAIRGSKIEQFALYPWKDGRKHSRHELARLRAAGMEAVLLQNKPSITFTAFTYEQLDAESFTLELGKARPFGQNQGVNVSRLETRLQQIIEGNEPVTDSLDGLQLFSVAREVIKHSDAFLMHLPADVENFSPLEKGYLLAEDLAKTRWVIEEEGARIIFPNPKVKNGLRAGILIVPTTDAGLV; this is encoded by the coding sequence ATGCTCGCCCTCGGCAAACTGCTTGAACTGACCCTCGCCGGTCGCGAACCGGCGCAAAAAATTCAACTGACTGTCGACGGCGTGCAACTGCGCTGGCTCAGCGAGGGCGCGCTGGAGGTGCGGCCACCCGAGGCGCGGGACAACGGCAGCGACCTGCTGCTGTCGTCCGGCATCCATGGCAACGAAACCGCGCCGATCGAACTGCTCGACCGCCTGTTGCATGGCATCGCCCAGGGGCAAATCAAACTGCGTACCCGTATTCTGTTCCTGTTCGGTAACCCCGAGGCGATGCGCCGCGGCGAGCGTTATCTCGAACTTGACGTCAACCGATTGTTCAACGGTCGACATGAAAAAAACATCGGCCCGGAAGCCATTCGCGCTGCCGACCTGGAGCAGTTGGCGCGCAACTTTTTCAGCCTGCCAGGCCGCAGCCGCTTGCACTACGACCTGCACACGGCCATTCGTGGTTCGAAAATTGAACAGTTCGCCCTCTACCCGTGGAAGGACGGACGCAAGCATTCGCGCCATGAGCTGGCTCGCCTGCGCGCGGCCGGCATGGAAGCGGTATTGCTGCAGAACAAGCCCTCGATCACGTTCACGGCCTTCACCTACGAGCAACTGGACGCCGAGTCGTTCACCCTGGAGCTCGGCAAGGCCCGCCCGTTCGGACAAAACCAGGGGGTTAACGTGTCCCGCCTGGAAACCCGTCTGCAACAGATCATCGAAGGCAACGAGCCGGTTACCGACAGCTTGGACGGTTTGCAACTGTTCAGCGTGGCGCGGGAAGTGATCAAGCACAGCGATGCCTTCCTGATGCACCTGCCGGCGGACGTGGAAAACTTCTCGCCGTTGGAGAAGGGCTACCTGTTGGCCGAGGATCTGGCCAAGACCCGCTGGGTGATCGAGGAGGAGGGCGCGCGAATCATCTTCCCCAACCCGAAGGTGAAGAACGGTCTGCGTGCGGGGATATTGATTGTGCCGACGACGGATGCCGGCCTGGTCTGA
- a CDS encoding 6,7-dimethyl-8-ribityllumazine synthase, whose product MQPTAIDSKSKNHHGERVAFIQACWHKDIVDQSRKGFLAEMIAQGYQESDIDFFEVGGAFEMPLHAKLLAKSGRYAGIVAAALVVDGGIYRHEFVAQSVVSGLMQVQLETEVPVFSVSLTPHHFHAGVEHQTFFFEHFVHKGEEAAKTCADTLNKIRALRRNEPRAVAV is encoded by the coding sequence ATGCAACCCACCGCAATCGACAGCAAAAGCAAAAACCACCACGGCGAGCGCGTCGCGTTTATCCAGGCCTGCTGGCACAAGGATATTGTCGATCAGAGCCGTAAAGGATTCCTCGCCGAAATGATCGCCCAGGGCTACCAGGAGTCGGATATCGACTTCTTTGAAGTCGGCGGCGCCTTTGAAATGCCGCTGCACGCCAAGCTGCTGGCCAAGTCTGGCCGTTATGCCGGCATCGTCGCCGCGGCGCTGGTAGTAGACGGCGGGATCTATCGCCACGAGTTCGTCGCCCAATCGGTCGTCAGCGGCCTGATGCAGGTTCAGTTGGAAACCGAAGTACCGGTGTTCTCCGTGTCCCTGACGCCGCATCATTTCCACGCAGGCGTCGAGCACCAGACCTTCTTCTTCGAGCACTTCGTGCACAAGGGCGAAGAAGCGGCAAAAACCTGCGCCGACACCCTGAACAAGATTCGTGCGCTGCGCCGCAACGAGCCGCGGGCGGTAGCGGTTTAA
- the ltaE gene encoding low-specificity L-threonine aldolase yields MTVIDLRSDTVTQPTPGMREAMANAASGDDVYGEDPSVNQLEAELARRLGFASALFVPTGTMSNLLALMAHCERGEEYIVGQQAHTYKYEGGGAAVLGSIQPQPLDVQADGSLDLTQVAEAIKPDDFHFARTRLLALENTMQGKVLPLSYLAAARAFTREHGLALHLDGARLYNAAVKLGVDAREIAQHFDSVSVCLSKGLGAPIGSVLCGSSELIAKARRLRKMVGGGMRQAGSLAAAGLYALDHQVERLAEDHANAQWLGEELRKAGYTVEPVQTNMVYVQVGDQAQALKRFAAARGITLSAASRLRMVTHLDVSRAQIEQVVATFVEFSRK; encoded by the coding sequence ATGACTGTGATTGACCTGCGTAGCGATACCGTGACCCAACCTACCCCCGGTATGCGCGAGGCCATGGCGAATGCCGCCAGCGGTGATGATGTCTACGGCGAGGATCCCAGCGTCAATCAGTTGGAAGCCGAACTGGCCCGTCGTCTGGGGTTTGCGAGTGCGTTGTTCGTCCCCACTGGCACCATGAGCAACCTGTTGGCGTTGATGGCCCACTGCGAGCGGGGCGAGGAGTACATCGTCGGCCAACAGGCCCACACCTATAAGTACGAGGGTGGCGGTGCGGCCGTGCTGGGCTCGATCCAGCCCCAGCCGCTGGACGTGCAGGCCGATGGTTCGCTGGACCTGACCCAGGTGGCAGAAGCGATCAAACCCGATGACTTCCATTTCGCCCGTACCCGACTGCTGGCACTGGAAAACACCATGCAGGGCAAAGTCTTGCCGCTGTCGTACCTGGCGGCTGCACGGGCGTTTACCCGCGAGCACGGCCTGGCCCTGCACTTGGACGGTGCGCGTCTCTACAACGCGGCAGTCAAGCTGGGGGTGGATGCCCGGGAGATAGCGCAGCACTTCGACTCGGTGTCGGTCTGCCTGTCCAAGGGACTCGGTGCCCCCATCGGCTCGGTGTTGTGCGGTTCCAGTGAATTGATTGCCAAGGCGCGTCGTCTGCGCAAAATGGTCGGTGGCGGTATGCGCCAGGCGGGCTCGCTGGCGGCGGCCGGACTGTATGCGCTTGACCATCAGGTCGAGCGCCTGGCCGAAGACCATGCCAACGCCCAATGGCTGGGCGAGGAATTGCGCAAGGCCGGTTATACGGTAGAGCCGGTGCAGACCAACATGGTCTATGTACAGGTCGGGGATCAGGCTCAGGCCTTGAAACGTTTTGCCGCTGCGCGCGGGATCACGTTGAGTGCCGCCTCGCGGCTGCGAATGGTCACGCACCTGGACGTCAGCCGGGCGCAGATCGAGCAGGTTGTCGCGACATTCGTCGAGTTTTCCCGAAAATGA